Proteins encoded by one window of Ewingella sp. CoE-038-23:
- the metR gene encoding HTH-type transcriptional regulator MetR, translating into MIELKHLRTLQALRNTGSLAAAAAQLHQTQSALSHQFSDLEQRLGFRLFVRKSQPLRFTPQGEIMLNLAEQVLPQIQQALQACSEPHQASLRIAIECHSCIQWLTPALDNFRLRFPNVLMDFKSGVTFDPQPALQQGELDLVLTSDILPRSGLHYSPMFDFEVRLVLAPDHPLAKQAIITPEDLSAEILMIYPVQRQRLDIWRHFLEPAGVSPALKSVDNTLLLIQMVSARMGIAALPHWVVESFERQGLVVTKTLGDGLWSRLYAAVRDGEQRQPIVEAFIRSTRQHACDHLPFVRDALKPNVGAPTVKPLSLPHQ; encoded by the coding sequence ATGATTGAACTGAAACACCTGCGGACCTTACAAGCTCTACGTAATACCGGGTCGCTGGCCGCTGCCGCCGCGCAGCTACACCAGACACAGTCTGCCTTATCGCATCAGTTCAGCGATTTGGAGCAGCGTCTGGGTTTCCGCCTATTCGTGCGAAAAAGCCAGCCGCTACGCTTTACGCCGCAGGGTGAAATCATGCTTAACTTGGCTGAACAGGTGCTGCCGCAAATCCAGCAGGCGCTACAGGCTTGCAGCGAGCCGCATCAGGCGTCATTGCGTATCGCGATTGAGTGCCATAGCTGCATTCAGTGGCTGACACCGGCACTGGATAACTTCCGCCTGCGCTTCCCCAATGTGCTGATGGATTTCAAATCTGGCGTCACTTTCGACCCGCAGCCCGCGCTACAGCAGGGCGAGCTGGACTTGGTGCTGACCTCCGACATCCTGCCGCGCAGTGGTCTGCACTATTCGCCAATGTTTGATTTTGAAGTGCGTCTGGTGCTAGCGCCGGACCATCCGCTGGCCAAGCAGGCGATTATCACGCCGGAAGATTTAAGTGCGGAAATCCTGATGATCTACCCGGTTCAGCGCCAGCGTCTGGATATCTGGCGTCACTTCCTGGAACCGGCAGGCGTCAGCCCGGCGCTGAAAAGCGTCGATAACACGCTGTTGTTGATTCAGATGGTGTCGGCCCGCATGGGGATTGCCGCGCTGCCCCACTGGGTGGTGGAGAGCTTTGAACGTCAGGGACTGGTGGTCACTAAAACGCTGGGAGATGGCTTGTGGAGCAGGTTGTACGCCGCCGTGCGCGATGGCGAGCAGCGCCAACCTATTGTGGAAGCTTTTATTCGTTCGACCCGGCAGCACGCGTGCGACCATCTGCCGTTTGTCCGTGATGCCCTAAAACCCAACGTCGGTGCACCCACAGTGAAGCCATTATCACTGCCGCACCAATAA
- the katE gene encoding catalase HPII, which translates to MSKSTSNKKSEKKQVSRAPATGIESTQPGLGSLAPADGSQKPSAKPTPPGKEPTAPGSAKSPENSNAKLDSLEVHRKNGEKRALTTNQGTKISDDQNSLTAGSRGPTLLEDFILREKITHFDHERIPERIVHARGAAAHGYFQPYRSLADVTKADFLSDPNKKTPVFVRFSTVQGSRGSADSVRDIRGWATKFYTEEGVYDLVGNNTPVFFIQDAHKFPDFVHAVKPEPHNEIPQGASAHDSFWDYISLQPETLHNVFWAMSDRGIPRSYRTMEGFGIHTFRFVNGEGKSTFVRFHWKPLAGKASLLWDEAQKLAGKDADFHRRDLWEAIEAGDYPEYELGVQLIPEEDEFKFDFDLLDATKLIPEKLVPVEIVGKMVLNRNPDNYFAETEQVAFHPGHVVPGIDFSNDPLLQGRLFSYTDTQISRLGGPNFHEIPINRPTCPYHNFQRDGMHRQDIDTNPANYEPNSLNDNWPRETPPAAKGGGFESYHERVDGDKVRQRSESFAEFYSQPRLFWLSQTPTEQDHIVAAFSFELSKVARPYIRERVVDLLTRIDVTLAQKVAKNLGIALSDDALKTQPPKPVNGLTKDESLSLYASGKGVIKGRQVAILLSDGVNAADVLNALQALQAKGVHPKLLASHLGNIVADDGSTLPIDATFAGSPSITVDAVLVPHGHIDALLMSGDARHYVLEAYKHLKVIGLSGDARRFKPLLGLEDKAAEEGIVEANKAEGALLKSFLQEMAKHRIWSRSAKAESVPA; encoded by the coding sequence ATGTCGAAATCTACATCTAATAAAAAGAGTGAGAAGAAACAGGTCAGCCGCGCCCCCGCCACGGGCATTGAATCTACACAACCCGGTCTAGGAAGCCTTGCCCCGGCTGACGGCTCACAGAAGCCCAGCGCTAAACCTACACCGCCAGGAAAAGAACCCACTGCTCCCGGCAGTGCCAAAAGCCCTGAGAACAGCAACGCAAAATTAGATTCCCTTGAAGTCCACCGTAAGAATGGTGAAAAGCGTGCCCTGACCACCAACCAAGGCACCAAAATCTCTGACGATCAGAACTCATTAACCGCAGGTTCGCGCGGGCCGACGCTGCTCGAAGACTTTATCCTGCGCGAGAAAATCACCCATTTTGACCACGAACGCATCCCCGAGCGTATCGTTCACGCGCGCGGCGCGGCGGCTCACGGCTATTTCCAGCCTTATCGCAGCCTTGCCGATGTCACCAAGGCGGATTTCCTCTCCGATCCTAATAAGAAAACGCCGGTTTTTGTCCGTTTCTCCACGGTACAAGGCTCGCGCGGCTCGGCGGATTCAGTGCGCGATATTCGCGGCTGGGCCACTAAGTTCTATACCGAAGAAGGCGTCTATGACTTAGTCGGCAATAACACGCCGGTGTTCTTTATTCAGGATGCGCACAAATTCCCCGATTTCGTCCACGCGGTTAAACCCGAGCCGCACAACGAAATCCCACAGGGGGCCAGCGCCCACGACAGCTTCTGGGATTACATCTCTCTGCAACCTGAAACCTTGCATAACGTGTTCTGGGCGATGTCAGATCGCGGTATCCCGCGCAGCTATCGCACCATGGAAGGCTTTGGCATTCACACCTTCCGCTTCGTCAATGGCGAAGGGAAATCGACCTTCGTGCGATTCCACTGGAAGCCGCTGGCGGGTAAAGCCTCGCTACTGTGGGATGAGGCGCAGAAGCTGGCGGGGAAAGACGCTGATTTCCATCGCCGTGATCTGTGGGAAGCCATTGAAGCCGGGGATTACCCAGAGTATGAGCTGGGCGTGCAGCTGATCCCGGAAGAGGATGAATTCAAATTTGATTTTGACTTGCTCGACGCCACCAAGCTGATCCCTGAGAAGCTGGTGCCAGTCGAAATCGTCGGCAAAATGGTGCTCAACCGCAACCCGGACAACTACTTTGCGGAAACCGAGCAGGTGGCTTTCCACCCAGGCCACGTAGTGCCGGGCATCGATTTCAGTAATGACCCACTGCTGCAAGGGCGTCTGTTCTCTTACACCGACACCCAAATCAGCCGACTTGGCGGGCCGAATTTCCACGAAATCCCGATTAACCGCCCGACCTGCCCGTACCACAACTTCCAGCGCGACGGCATGCATCGGCAGGACATTGATACCAATCCGGCCAACTACGAGCCGAATTCACTCAATGACAACTGGCCGCGCGAAACCCCTCCGGCGGCTAAAGGTGGCGGTTTTGAGAGCTACCATGAGCGAGTCGATGGCGACAAAGTGCGCCAGCGCAGCGAATCCTTTGCCGAGTTTTACTCACAGCCGCGCCTGTTCTGGCTTAGCCAGACGCCAACCGAGCAGGATCACATTGTCGCGGCGTTCTCCTTTGAGTTATCCAAAGTGGCCCGGCCTTATATTCGCGAACGCGTGGTCGATTTGCTGACCCGCATTGATGTCACGCTGGCACAAAAAGTGGCGAAAAATCTGGGTATCGCGCTGTCTGACGACGCGTTGAAGACTCAGCCGCCGAAGCCGGTTAATGGTTTGACCAAGGATGAATCGCTCAGCCTGTATGCCAGTGGCAAAGGGGTGATCAAAGGGCGTCAGGTGGCGATTCTGCTCAGCGACGGCGTGAATGCCGCCGACGTGCTCAATGCGTTGCAGGCTCTTCAGGCCAAGGGCGTACATCCGAAACTGTTAGCCAGTCACTTAGGCAATATTGTTGCGGACGATGGCTCAACCTTGCCGATTGATGCCACTTTTGCCGGTTCGCCGTCCATTACCGTTGACGCCGTGCTGGTGCCACATGGTCATATTGATGCGCTGCTGATGAGTGGTGATGCGCGCCATTATGTCCTCGAGGCTTATAAGCACCTGAAAGTCATTGGTTTAAGTGGTGATGCTCGTCGCTTCAAACCTTTGCTGGGTCTTGAAGATAAGGCGGCGGAAGAGGGGATAGTAGAAGCGAATAAAGCCGAGGGGGCGTTACTAAAAAGCTTCCTGCAAGAGATGGCAAAACACCGCATTTGGTCCAGAAGTGCTAAGGCTGAAAGCGTTCCAGCCTGA
- the metE gene encoding 5-methyltetrahydropteroyltriglutamate--homocysteine S-methyltransferase, protein MTILNHTLGFPRVGLRRELKKAQESYWAGNSTQQELLATGRELRARHWKQQADAGVDLVPVGDFAWYDHVLTTSLLLGNVPARHQNADGSVDLDTLFRLGRGRAPTGKPAAAAEMTKWFNTNYHYMVPEFVKGQQFKLTWTQLLEEVDEALALGHKVKPVLLGPLTYLWLGKVKGEQFDRLSLINDILPVYQQVLAELAKRGIEWVQIDEPALVLELPKAWLDAYQPAYQQLQGKTKLLLTTYFDSVGHNIDTIRQLPVQGLHIDAVAGRDDLAAVADQLPKEWLLSLGVINGRNVWRADLSTWFERLKPLVAGRNVWLGSSCSLLHSPIDLSVETRLDEEVKSWFAFGLQKCAELALLASALNDPKPETLDKLAQYSAPIRARRDSKRVNNAAVGQRVAAITAADIERPSVYTTRAEAQRARFKLPLWPTTTIGSFPQTTEIRGLRLDFKQGRLDNANYRTGISEHIKQAIKEQERLDIDVLVHGEAERNDMVEYFGEHLDGFVFTQNGWVQSYGSRCVKPPVIIGDVSRPQAITVEWAKYAQSLTERPVKGMLTGPITILCWSFPREDVSRETIAKQIGLALRDEVEDLQNAGIGIIQIDEPALREGLPLRQSEWNAYLRWAVDAFKLNAAIAKDDTQIHTHMCYCEFNDIMDSIAALDADVITIETSRSDMELIETFKEFDYPNEIGPGVYDIHSPNVPSVEWIENLLRKAADSIPAERLWVNPDCGLKTRGWAETRESLENMVKAAKRLRAEQL, encoded by the coding sequence ATGACCATTTTGAACCATACCCTCGGTTTCCCTCGTGTCGGTCTGCGTCGTGAACTGAAAAAAGCACAAGAGAGTTACTGGGCTGGCAACAGCACTCAGCAAGAATTACTGGCTACCGGCCGCGAACTGCGCGCCCGTCATTGGAAGCAACAGGCCGACGCTGGCGTGGATCTGGTCCCCGTCGGCGACTTCGCTTGGTACGACCACGTTCTGACCACCAGCCTGCTGCTGGGTAACGTGCCAGCGCGTCATCAGAACGCCGACGGCTCTGTCGATCTCGATACCCTGTTCCGTCTGGGGCGCGGTCGCGCACCTACTGGGAAACCCGCTGCGGCGGCGGAAATGACCAAATGGTTCAATACCAACTACCACTATATGGTCCCTGAATTCGTGAAGGGGCAGCAATTCAAACTGACCTGGACCCAACTGTTGGAGGAAGTGGACGAGGCGCTGGCGCTCGGCCACAAAGTAAAACCCGTGCTTCTCGGCCCACTGACTTATCTGTGGCTGGGTAAAGTGAAAGGCGAGCAGTTTGACCGTCTTTCCCTGATCAACGACATTCTGCCGGTTTACCAGCAAGTGCTGGCTGAACTGGCTAAGCGCGGCATCGAGTGGGTCCAAATCGACGAACCCGCGCTGGTTCTGGAACTGCCAAAAGCCTGGCTGGATGCCTACCAGCCTGCTTACCAGCAGCTTCAGGGCAAAACCAAACTGCTGCTGACTACCTATTTCGACAGCGTGGGCCACAACATTGATACCATTCGCCAACTGCCGGTGCAGGGGCTGCACATCGACGCCGTGGCGGGGCGCGACGATCTCGCCGCCGTGGCTGACCAACTGCCAAAAGAGTGGCTGCTCTCTCTTGGGGTGATCAATGGCCGTAACGTTTGGCGCGCCGACCTGAGCACCTGGTTCGAGCGCCTCAAGCCGCTGGTGGCTGGCCGCAATGTCTGGCTAGGCAGCTCGTGCTCACTGCTGCACAGCCCAATCGACCTGAGCGTGGAAACGCGTCTGGATGAAGAAGTGAAAAGCTGGTTCGCCTTCGGCCTGCAAAAATGTGCCGAGCTGGCGCTGCTGGCGTCTGCTCTCAATGACCCTAAACCAGAGACGCTGGATAAACTGGCCCAATACAGCGCGCCAATCCGCGCCCGCCGTGACTCCAAGCGTGTGAACAACGCCGCCGTTGGCCAACGCGTCGCCGCCATCACTGCCGCAGACATTGAGCGGCCGAGTGTGTACACCACACGCGCCGAAGCCCAGCGGGCGCGCTTCAAACTGCCTTTATGGCCAACCACCACCATTGGCTCTTTCCCACAAACTACTGAAATCCGTGGCCTGCGCCTGGACTTCAAACAAGGCCGCTTGGACAACGCCAACTACCGCACTGGCATCAGCGAGCACATCAAACAGGCGATTAAAGAGCAGGAGCGTCTGGATATCGACGTGCTGGTTCATGGCGAAGCCGAGCGCAACGACATGGTGGAATACTTCGGTGAGCATCTGGACGGTTTCGTCTTCACCCAAAACGGTTGGGTGCAGAGCTACGGTTCCCGCTGCGTTAAACCGCCGGTGATTATTGGTGACGTTAGCCGCCCGCAGGCAATAACCGTGGAGTGGGCCAAGTACGCCCAGTCTCTGACCGAGCGCCCGGTGAAAGGCATGCTGACTGGCCCCATCACCATTCTCTGCTGGTCTTTCCCGCGTGAAGACGTCAGCCGCGAAACCATCGCCAAGCAGATTGGTTTGGCGCTGCGCGACGAAGTGGAAGATCTGCAAAACGCCGGTATCGGCATCATCCAGATTGACGAACCCGCGCTGCGCGAAGGGCTGCCGCTGCGCCAGTCGGAGTGGAATGCCTACCTGCGCTGGGCCGTCGACGCCTTCAAACTGAACGCCGCGATTGCCAAAGATGACACGCAGATCCACACCCATATGTGTTACTGCGAGTTCAACGACATCATGGATTCCATCGCCGCGCTGGATGCGGATGTGATAACCATTGAGACTTCACGTTCGGATATGGAGCTGATCGAAACCTTCAAAGAGTTCGATTACCCCAACGAAATCGGGCCGGGAGTTTACGACATTCACTCACCCAACGTGCCAAGCGTCGAGTGGATTGAGAACCTGCTGCGCAAAGCCGCCGACAGCATTCCGGCCGAGCGGCTGTGGGTTAACCCAGACTGCGGCCTGAAAACCCGTGGCTGGGCCGAAACCCGCGAGTCACTGGAAAACATGGTGAAAGCGGCAAAACGCCTGCGCGCCGAGCAGCTCTAA
- a CDS encoding SDR family NAD(P)-dependent oxidoreductase: MSRFTDKVVVVTGAGSGMGAATARRFASEGAIVVLVGRTKEKLEKVAQSLSSTQYYIHIADVSKAQDVERMAAVINDKFGRVDVLVNGAGVVAQGKVTEASLEDWHKVIEIDLSGVFYCTRFFMPALIKSRGNIVNISSVSGMGGDWGMSFYNAAKGGVSNFTRSIAMDHGKDGVRVNAVCPSLTFTDMAEDIKDNQPLLDKFAERIPMGRGAEPEEIADVIAFLASHDARFVTGVNLPVDGGLMASNGQPQQA, from the coding sequence ATGAGCAGATTCACAGACAAAGTTGTCGTCGTGACCGGGGCTGGTTCAGGTATGGGGGCAGCAACGGCAAGGCGTTTTGCCAGTGAGGGTGCGATTGTGGTGCTGGTCGGGCGCACCAAAGAGAAGCTGGAAAAAGTCGCCCAGTCATTGAGCAGCACGCAGTACTACATTCATATCGCCGACGTGTCGAAAGCGCAGGACGTCGAGCGCATGGCGGCGGTTATCAACGATAAATTTGGCCGGGTTGACGTGTTGGTCAACGGCGCGGGCGTGGTGGCGCAGGGTAAAGTCACCGAGGCCAGCCTCGAAGACTGGCATAAGGTGATTGAAATCGATCTCAGCGGCGTCTTTTACTGCACCCGCTTCTTCATGCCAGCGCTTATTAAGAGCAGGGGCAATATTGTGAATATTTCGTCGGTCTCGGGCATGGGCGGCGACTGGGGCATGAGCTTCTATAATGCGGCGAAAGGCGGGGTGAGCAACTTCACGCGCTCAATTGCGATGGACCACGGCAAAGACGGCGTGCGGGTCAATGCGGTATGTCCGTCGCTGACCTTTACCGATATGGCTGAAGACATTAAAGACAACCAGCCGCTGTTGGATAAATTTGCAGAACGCATTCCGATGGGGCGCGGCGCCGAGCCAGAAGAGATTGCCGACGTGATTGCCTTCCTGGCAAGCCACGATGCGCGCTTTGTTACCGGGGTTAACCTGCCGGTCGATGGTGGCCTGATGGCCTCCAACGGCCAGCCGCAGCAGGCTTAA
- the udp gene encoding uridine phosphorylase: MSQSDVFHLGLTKKDLNGATLAIVPGDPERVERIANLMENPVRLASHREFTSWRAELDGKSVIVCSTGIGGPSTSIAVEELAQLGIRTFLRVGTTGAIQPHINVGDVLVTTAAVRLDGASLHFAPMEFPAVADFACTTALVAAAKEVGAEPHIGVTASSDTFYPGQERYDTYSGRVVRRFKESMKEWQEMGVMNYEMESATLLTMCASQGLRAGMVAGVIVNRTQQEIPNAETMKKTESHAVKIVVEAARRLI, encoded by the coding sequence ATGTCTCAATCTGATGTTTTCCACCTTGGCCTGACCAAAAAAGATTTGAATGGCGCTACCTTGGCAATCGTCCCAGGTGACCCTGAGCGCGTTGAAAGAATCGCCAACCTGATGGAGAACCCTGTGCGTCTGGCTTCTCATCGCGAATTTACTTCATGGCGTGCCGAGCTGGATGGCAAGTCAGTGATCGTGTGTTCTACTGGTATCGGTGGCCCATCCACTTCTATCGCGGTTGAAGAGTTGGCCCAGCTGGGTATCCGTACTTTCCTGCGTGTCGGGACTACGGGTGCCATTCAGCCACACATCAATGTCGGTGACGTACTGGTGACTACCGCGGCTGTCCGTCTTGATGGCGCGAGCCTGCACTTTGCACCAATGGAATTCCCAGCGGTGGCTGATTTCGCCTGTACCACTGCGCTGGTGGCAGCAGCCAAAGAAGTGGGCGCTGAACCTCACATTGGCGTGACGGCTTCTTCTGACACCTTCTATCCGGGTCAGGAACGTTACGACACCTACTCCGGCCGCGTGGTTCGTCGCTTTAAAGAGTCGATGAAAGAGTGGCAGGAGATGGGCGTGATGAACTACGAAATGGAATCAGCCACCTTGCTGACCATGTGTGCAAGTCAGGGCTTACGTGCCGGTATGGTGGCGGGCGTTATCGTCAACCGTACTCAGCAAGAGATCCCAAATGCTGAAACCATGAAAAAGACCGAGAGCCACGCGGTTAAAATCGTTGTTGAAGCTGCACGTCGCCTGATCTAA
- the rmuC gene encoding DNA recombination protein RmuC has product MDISILYLVGGALAGLLLGWLIASLRQQKNQSEHETQRRLIQQTVDQQKAEIDQLKAERQQSQQQQREAELELRQLHSQVAANREKLQGLAHWQSECEQLNQELRAQREINSAQEAELREVSTRLDETRMAAEDKQRLLINSEQRLTSQFENLANRIFEHNGRRADEQNKQSLDKLLLPLREQLDGFRRQVQDSFGQEARERHTLSHEIRNLQQLNEQMAREAINLTKALKGDNKTQGNWGEVVLSRVLEASGLREGYEYQTQVSVQVDTNSRMQPDVIVRLPQNKDVVIDAKMTLVAYERYFNSQDDTEREIALNEHIASVRGHIRLLGRKDYQQLPGLRSLDYVLMFIPVEPAFLLAIDREPELISEALKHNIMLVSPTTLLVALRTISNLWRYEHQSQNAKRIADRAAKLYDKLRLFVDDMESIGQSLEKAQGSYRLAMNKLAQGRGNLVGQVESFRTLGVEVKRPISPSLAEQAVSEHEPEATEALDEPLADDENNLPLSRSDQQPEENFPARE; this is encoded by the coding sequence GTGGATATCAGCATTTTATACCTCGTGGGCGGGGCTTTGGCGGGCTTGCTATTAGGCTGGCTGATTGCCAGTTTGCGCCAACAAAAGAATCAAAGTGAGCATGAGACTCAGCGTCGGCTGATTCAGCAAACCGTTGACCAGCAAAAGGCGGAGATCGACCAGCTGAAAGCCGAGCGCCAGCAGTCGCAGCAGCAACAGCGCGAGGCCGAGCTTGAGCTTCGCCAACTGCATAGCCAAGTCGCGGCTAACCGTGAAAAGCTGCAAGGGCTGGCTCACTGGCAAAGTGAGTGTGAGCAGCTCAATCAGGAGCTACGCGCCCAGCGCGAAATTAACAGCGCCCAAGAGGCGGAGCTGCGCGAAGTTTCTACCCGTTTGGATGAAACCCGCATGGCCGCGGAAGATAAACAGCGTTTGCTGATCAACAGTGAACAACGCCTCACCAGTCAGTTTGAAAATCTGGCTAACCGTATCTTTGAACACAATGGGCGTCGGGCCGACGAGCAAAACAAGCAGAGCCTCGATAAGCTTCTGCTGCCCCTGCGCGAACAGCTCGATGGGTTCCGCCGTCAGGTGCAGGATAGCTTTGGGCAGGAAGCGCGCGAGCGCCATACCCTTTCCCATGAAATTCGCAACCTCCAGCAGCTGAATGAGCAGATGGCGCGCGAAGCTATCAACCTCACCAAGGCCTTAAAAGGCGACAATAAAACGCAAGGTAACTGGGGTGAAGTGGTACTCAGCCGGGTGCTCGAAGCCTCTGGCCTGCGCGAAGGCTATGAGTACCAAACGCAGGTCAGCGTGCAGGTTGATACCAACAGCCGCATGCAGCCGGACGTGATTGTCCGTTTGCCACAAAACAAAGACGTGGTGATTGACGCCAAAATGACGCTGGTAGCCTATGAGCGCTACTTCAACAGTCAGGACGACACCGAGCGTGAAATCGCCCTGAACGAGCATATTGCTTCGGTGCGCGGGCACATTCGCCTTCTGGGCCGTAAAGATTATCAGCAGCTGCCGGGGCTACGCAGTCTGGATTACGTCTTGATGTTTATCCCGGTGGAGCCGGCGTTCCTGCTGGCGATTGACCGCGAGCCGGAGCTTATCAGCGAGGCGCTCAAGCACAATATTATGCTGGTCAGCCCAACCACCCTGCTGGTGGCCCTGCGCACCATCAGCAACCTGTGGCGCTACGAGCATCAAAGTCAGAATGCCAAACGCATCGCCGACCGCGCCGCCAAGCTTTATGACAAACTTCGGCTATTTGTTGATGACATGGAGTCTATTGGTCAAAGCCTTGAGAAAGCGCAGGGCAGTTATCGACTGGCTATGAATAAATTGGCGCAGGGCAGGGGCAATCTGGTCGGGCAGGTGGAAAGTTTCCGTACCCTGGGTGTGGAAGTTAAGCGCCCCATCAGCCCTTCTCTGGCTGAACAGGCTGTTTCTGAGCATGAGCCAGAAGCCACGGA
- a CDS encoding DedA family protein has protein sequence MTINDVIHLTTEFVRAHEPWAIPIVFFLAFGESLAFLSLLLPATVILLGLGALIGESGIPFWPIWAAAAAGAFFGDWLSYWVGAHFQDRVGNFWPFSKHPQMLVRGHAFFEKWGMPGAFIGRFFGPLRAVVPLVAGICGMPQRYFQIANISSALIWAFGVLAPGAFGIQWLSHWF, from the coding sequence TTGACCATTAATGACGTAATCCACCTCACTACTGAGTTTGTTCGGGCGCACGAGCCGTGGGCCATACCCATTGTCTTCTTTCTGGCATTCGGTGAGTCATTGGCCTTCCTCTCACTGCTTTTGCCTGCCACGGTGATTTTGCTCGGGCTTGGGGCGCTGATTGGCGAAAGCGGCATCCCATTCTGGCCGATTTGGGCAGCTGCGGCCGCCGGTGCTTTCTTCGGCGATTGGCTCTCGTATTGGGTTGGCGCACATTTTCAGGATCGCGTCGGCAACTTCTGGCCCTTCTCCAAACACCCGCAAATGCTGGTACGCGGGCACGCCTTCTTTGAAAAGTGGGGTATGCCGGGGGCCTTTATTGGCCGCTTCTTCGGACCACTGCGCGCCGTGGTGCCGCTGGTGGCGGGAATTTGCGGCATGCCGCAACGTTATTTCCAAATCGCCAACATTTCATCAGCACTGATTTGGGCCTTTGGCGTGCTGGCGCCGGGCGCTTTTGGCATCCAGTGGCTCAGTCACTGGTTCTAA
- a CDS encoding dienelactone hydrolase family protein — translation MKNDDLPVPTPQVKQAPTSFAPAVTPVASTTLHTDTEGLHAGQTTIPSQGEDMPAYLARPENYTGKLPIVLVVQEIFGVHEHIQDICRRLAKQGYMAIAPELYFRQGDPRDYTEVSDIISKVVGKVPDKQVLADLDHTAHWATQHGGDKSKLAITGFCWGGRITWLYAAHNPQLKAGVAWYGKLVGDKTLTSPSHPVDKAVDLSAPVLGLYGGADAGIPLESVETMRQALRAANATAEIVVYPEAGHAFHADYRPSYDAEAAADGWQRMLQWFAQYGIK, via the coding sequence ATGAAGAACGACGATTTACCTGTACCCACTCCACAAGTAAAACAGGCTCCAACAAGCTTCGCACCTGCCGTAACTCCCGTGGCCAGCACCACGCTACACACAGATACTGAAGGGCTGCACGCCGGGCAAACCACTATTCCCTCTCAAGGAGAGGACATGCCGGCCTATCTGGCGCGCCCGGAAAACTACACCGGAAAATTACCTATCGTGCTGGTGGTACAAGAAATTTTTGGCGTCCACGAGCACATTCAAGATATTTGCCGCCGACTGGCGAAACAGGGCTATATGGCGATCGCGCCTGAGCTTTATTTCCGTCAGGGCGACCCGCGTGACTACACCGAGGTCAGCGATATTATCAGTAAAGTGGTCGGCAAAGTGCCGGACAAACAGGTGCTGGCTGACCTCGACCACACCGCGCACTGGGCCACTCAGCACGGCGGCGACAAGTCAAAACTGGCGATCACCGGCTTCTGCTGGGGCGGTCGCATCACTTGGCTGTATGCCGCACACAACCCGCAGCTGAAAGCCGGCGTGGCGTGGTACGGCAAGCTGGTGGGCGATAAAACCCTGACAAGCCCGAGCCATCCGGTTGATAAAGCAGTGGATTTGAGTGCGCCAGTGCTGGGCCTCTACGGCGGCGCGGATGCGGGTATTCCACTCGAAAGCGTAGAAACCATGCGTCAGGCATTGCGCGCGGCAAACGCCACGGCTGAAATCGTGGTCTATCCAGAAGCAGGTCACGCTTTCCATGCTGACTATCGCCCAAGCTACGACGCAGAAGCCGCCGCCGATGGCTGGCAGCGTATGTTGCAGTGGTTCGCGCAATACGGAATCAAGTAA
- a CDS encoding tyrosine-protein phosphatase has protein sequence MTATILLHPSLTPLEGGINFRELGGNTAADGRRIKRGWLYRSGSLDSLTPKDCDFLSKVPVAHILDYRDADEVAAKPDVLWQGVQYHHAPANPLSHEVSANLEHLTQQTIDAFDPETFMLELYRRLPFNNPAYQQLATLLTQPNGGAIVQHCAVGKDRTGIGSALVLFALGADRNTVLEDYLLTETTLTPFRTYMLNKMSIKLNDKALEKFGYVLSVREAFMDTALKSIDDLYGSTDLWLEKEYGLTAELRQNLRDRYLE, from the coding sequence ATGACAGCAACTATCCTGCTTCATCCTTCGCTGACTCCTCTTGAGGGAGGCATTAACTTTCGCGAACTTGGCGGCAACACGGCTGCCGATGGCCGACGCATCAAGCGCGGCTGGCTCTATCGTTCAGGCTCCCTCGACTCACTCACGCCGAAAGATTGCGACTTCTTAAGCAAGGTGCCGGTGGCCCATATTCTCGACTATCGCGACGCCGACGAAGTGGCGGCCAAGCCCGACGTGCTTTGGCAAGGTGTCCAGTATCACCACGCGCCCGCCAACCCTCTGAGTCACGAAGTGAGCGCCAACCTCGAACATTTGACCCAGCAGACCATCGACGCCTTCGACCCTGAAACCTTTATGCTCGAGCTGTATCGTCGCTTGCCTTTTAATAATCCGGCTTATCAGCAGTTGGCAACCCTGCTGACCCAGCCAAACGGCGGCGCGATTGTTCAGCACTGCGCCGTGGGTAAAGATCGCACGGGCATAGGCTCGGCGCTGGTGCTGTTCGCGCTGGGGGCCGATCGCAACACGGTGCTGGAAGATTATCTGCTGACAGAAACCACCCTCACGCCTTTCCGCACCTACATGCTCAACAAAATGTCGATAAAACTGAATGACAAGGCGCTGGAGAAGTTCGGTTATGTCCTCTCCGTGCGGGAAGCGTTTATGGACACGGCGTTAAAATCCATTGATGACCTCTATGGCTCAACCGACCTTTGGTTAGAGAAAGAGTACGGATTAACGGCTGAGTTGCGCCAGAACCTGCGCGACCGTTATCTCGAGTAA